One stretch of Pedobacter riviphilus DNA includes these proteins:
- the meaB gene encoding methylmalonyl Co-A mutase-associated GTPase MeaB, with the protein MNTHLSILSEVKAGNYKVLARTLTLVENDIKPADSILRDLDSRVNVPVLGITGPPGAGKSTLVNAITNYFTSKGKRIAILAIDPTSPFNFGSLLGDRIRMAGQFNNPNVFIRSLATRGALGGISAKTIEMVDVLKAANFDLIIVETVGVGQSEVEIAGLADKTVVVLVPESGDEVQNIKSGLMEIADCFVINKADREGADVFANNLKKVVHQGPKTIPILKTVADKNTGIDELCTWIIKPSAFDHNRKAFLFAEKAWRLIQHEKMRGIDKKRLLEKIQAALKQDDFNIYRFADEFIRNG; encoded by the coding sequence ATGAATACGCATCTATCCATTTTAAGCGAAGTAAAGGCGGGCAATTATAAGGTTTTGGCAAGAACATTAACACTTGTTGAAAATGATATTAAACCAGCCGATTCGATTTTAAGAGATTTAGATAGTCGGGTTAATGTGCCAGTTTTAGGTATTACCGGACCGCCTGGAGCAGGTAAAAGTACTTTGGTAAATGCCATAACCAATTACTTTACTTCTAAGGGGAAGCGCATCGCCATATTGGCTATTGATCCAACTTCTCCTTTTAATTTCGGTTCGTTATTGGGCGATCGAATCCGCATGGCTGGTCAGTTTAATAATCCAAACGTTTTTATCAGATCGTTAGCAACGCGAGGTGCTTTGGGCGGTATTTCTGCAAAAACCATTGAGATGGTTGATGTTTTAAAAGCAGCTAATTTTGATCTGATTATTGTGGAAACCGTTGGTGTTGGGCAATCGGAAGTAGAAATTGCGGGACTGGCTGACAAAACTGTTGTTGTTTTGGTCCCCGAATCTGGGGATGAGGTTCAGAATATCAAATCTGGTTTGATGGAGATTGCTGATTGTTTTGTTATCAACAAGGCAGATAGGGAAGGTGCAGATGTTTTTGCCAATAATTTAAAGAAAGTTGTTCATCAAGGCCCGAAGACTATCCCGATATTAAAAACAGTGGCCGATAAAAATACAGGTATTGATGAACTTTGTACATGGATAATCAAGCCGTCTGCTTTTGATCATAACCGAAAAGCTTTTCTGTTTGCAGAGAAAGCATGGAGACTCATTCAGCATGAGAAAATGAGGGGTATAGATAAAAAAAGGCTGCTAGAAAAAATTCAGGCAGCCTTAAAACAAGATGATTTTAATATTTATCGTTTTGCAGACGAGTTTATTCGTAATGGTTAA
- a CDS encoding RidA family protein, with amino-acid sequence MKKIIKTTNAPAPIGPYSQAVQAGNFLFVSGQVAINPESGELNISNIEEETHQVMRNLKAVLLEAGLTFDNVVKSTIFLSDMGTFAQVNEVYGQYFTADFPARETVQVSVLPKNVNVEISVIAIVG; translated from the coding sequence ATGAAAAAAATTATTAAAACAACCAATGCTCCAGCTCCAATTGGACCATATAGCCAAGCTGTACAAGCTGGGAACTTTTTATTCGTATCAGGCCAGGTGGCCATTAATCCAGAAAGCGGAGAATTAAATATTAGTAATATTGAAGAAGAAACACACCAGGTAATGCGTAACCTTAAAGCCGTTTTGCTTGAAGCAGGTTTAACCTTCGATAATGTAGTAAAGTCTACTATCTTCTTAAGTGATATGGGCACTTTTGCTCAGGTAAACGAAGTTTATGGACAATACTTTACTGCTGATTTTCCAGCTCGCGAAACCGTTCAAGTTTCGGTGTTACCTAAAAATGTTAATGTAGAAATCTCTGTAATTGCCATTGTAGGCTAA
- a CDS encoding DUF5672 family protein, giving the protein MKKVAVIVPIYKEPTALEDISLQQCFKVLAKSHPIFCINPTSLNFNTPYPFEKFISFDDAYFKDIAGYNRLMLAGEFYEAFLDYEYILIYQLDAFVFKDDLNIWCQKNMDYIGAPWLRHKYPDVIKAVKNSVLSYVHRRFNIKKKNTSVPTDIQREYKVGNGGLSLRRTQIFYTLTQRFQEKIKEYLLHTAANLNEDVFWSIEVNRKKKNLKIPSYKEAVYFAFEVPVDRAFELTNNALPFGCHAWNKNLNVWRPIFKDFGYSI; this is encoded by the coding sequence ATGAAAAAGGTTGCCGTTATTGTGCCTATTTATAAAGAGCCAACAGCTTTGGAGGATATTTCCTTACAACAGTGTTTCAAAGTTCTCGCTAAATCACATCCGATATTTTGTATAAACCCCACTTCTCTAAATTTTAATACCCCCTATCCATTCGAAAAATTCATCAGTTTTGATGATGCATATTTTAAGGATATCGCGGGTTATAACAGGTTAATGTTAGCCGGCGAATTTTATGAAGCATTTTTAGACTATGAGTACATTTTAATTTACCAATTAGATGCTTTTGTTTTTAAAGATGATCTAAATATTTGGTGTCAAAAAAACATGGATTATATAGGTGCACCATGGCTAAGACATAAATACCCCGATGTTATAAAAGCAGTAAAAAACAGCGTATTGAGTTATGTGCACCGAAGATTCAATATCAAGAAAAAAAACACTTCAGTGCCTACTGATATCCAACGGGAGTACAAAGTTGGAAACGGTGGATTATCTCTACGTAGAACACAAATATTTTATACTCTCACCCAACGCTTCCAGGAAAAAATAAAAGAATATTTATTACATACTGCTGCAAACCTTAATGAGGATGTTTTCTGGAGCATAGAGGTCAACAGAAAGAAAAAAAATTTGAAGATACCGTCATATAAGGAAGCCGTGTATTTTGCATTTGAAGTACCGGTTGATAGGGCTTTCGAACTCACCAATAACGCGCTCCCTTTTGGATGCCATGCCTGGAACAAAAATCTCAATGTCTGGAGGCCGATATTTAAAGACTTCGGATATTCGATTTGA
- a CDS encoding M24 family metallopeptidase, with the protein MHSIVNYADHIYLNTNENDRYAHEVPYRDIRFIEKMRAKYPLHHYERSAPIMRNLRAVKSDVEIELTKKASAITRDAFIRVLKFTKPGVKEYEIEAEIIHEFIRQGGTGHAYTPIIASGHNANILHYNDNNQECKDGDVILFDFGAEYANYNADMSRSIPVNGRFTQRQKDVYNAVLHVMRESIKLIGEGTIWNTYHEQVGEIMTEQLINLGLISTVDVKNQTAAWPAYKKYFMHGNSHHLGIDVHDFAGRYTPFANGNILTVEPGIYIPEEGLGIRLENNILITAKGNIDLMADIPLEAEEIEEIMNS; encoded by the coding sequence TTGCATAGCATTGTGAACTATGCTGATCATATTTATTTAAATACAAATGAAAATGACAGGTATGCCCATGAAGTTCCTTATCGTGATATCCGATTTATTGAGAAAATGAGAGCAAAATATCCATTGCATCATTATGAACGCTCTGCACCAATTATGCGAAATTTGCGTGCAGTTAAATCAGATGTTGAGATTGAACTAACAAAAAAAGCGTCGGCAATAACCCGAGATGCTTTTATTAGGGTATTAAAATTTACCAAGCCTGGTGTTAAAGAATATGAGATTGAAGCGGAGATTATACACGAATTTATCCGTCAAGGAGGAACCGGCCATGCCTACACGCCTATCATTGCTTCAGGGCATAATGCTAATATCCTTCATTACAACGATAATAACCAAGAATGTAAAGATGGGGATGTAATACTTTTCGATTTTGGTGCAGAATATGCCAATTATAATGCCGATATGAGCCGCTCCATCCCCGTTAATGGCAGATTTACGCAAAGACAAAAAGATGTGTACAATGCAGTACTGCATGTAATGAGAGAATCGATTAAATTAATTGGCGAAGGGACCATATGGAATACCTACCATGAACAGGTTGGTGAAATTATGACTGAACAACTGATTAATCTTGGGCTCATCTCTACAGTAGACGTAAAGAACCAAACCGCAGCGTGGCCAGCTTATAAAAAATATTTTATGCATGGCAATTCGCATCACCTGGGTATAGATGTACATGACTTTGCAGGAAGATATACGCCATTTGCTAACGGAAACATTCTTACGGTTGAACCAGGTATCTATATTCCGGAAGAAGGCTTAGGCATCCGTTTAGAAAACAATATCCTTATCACCGCAAAGGGAAATATAGATCTAATGGCCGATATACCACTAGAAGCGGAAGAAATTGAGGAGATTATGAACAGTTAG
- a CDS encoding glycosyltransferase family 4 protein — protein MKKPNVLVTFDSMKDANCGYFSFGKGLGDALIQENKGKFKLKFYLFKHTQYLFNGLVDIIYLSRLDRLFFKGKNDFDVVHLSDQTCRLRPSRVNAKKIMTVHDMNKVHLKFSKPHRIQVYLKKLGRLVSQCDKIVCISQFVANDVVNYFPEAKEKVSVIYNGADKLIADEKHNPSFVPPKPFLFTIGLLSVQKGFHLLPALLKGNDFHLVISGKETPHKQRILEEAEKYDCLDRVHITGPISDEDKTWYYKNCDAFLFPSVAEGFGLPIIEAMHFGKPVFLSKFTSLPEVGGDVAYYFDNFEPEHMQDVFRDGMKDFVQNNRFKEAIAQAEKFSWEIAAKQYLNLYQECLNNR, from the coding sequence ATGAAAAAGCCCAATGTCTTAGTAACCTTCGATTCGATGAAAGATGCCAATTGTGGTTATTTTTCCTTCGGAAAAGGGCTGGGCGATGCATTGATCCAAGAAAACAAAGGGAAATTTAAGCTCAAATTTTATCTTTTTAAACACACTCAATATCTTTTTAATGGTTTGGTTGATATCATTTATCTATCCAGGTTAGATCGGCTATTCTTTAAGGGAAAAAATGACTTTGACGTTGTTCATCTCTCTGATCAAACCTGCAGATTAAGACCAAGCAGGGTAAATGCAAAAAAAATAATGACTGTTCACGACATGAACAAGGTGCATTTAAAATTTAGCAAACCGCACAGAATCCAGGTTTATTTAAAAAAACTTGGTAGACTGGTATCGCAATGTGATAAAATTGTATGCATATCGCAGTTTGTTGCGAATGATGTTGTTAACTACTTCCCTGAAGCCAAAGAAAAAGTTAGTGTTATTTATAATGGTGCAGATAAGTTGATTGCAGATGAAAAACATAACCCGAGCTTTGTTCCACCAAAACCTTTCTTATTTACTATAGGATTATTATCGGTACAGAAAGGATTTCATCTGCTGCCTGCTTTATTAAAAGGGAATGACTTTCATCTCGTTATTTCGGGTAAAGAAACCCCGCATAAACAAAGGATTTTAGAAGAAGCTGAAAAATATGATTGTTTAGACAGGGTACACATCACGGGGCCAATCTCTGATGAAGATAAAACATGGTATTACAAAAATTGTGATGCTTTTTTGTTCCCATCTGTTGCCGAAGGCTTTGGCTTGCCAATTATTGAAGCAATGCATTTTGGGAAACCTGTTTTTCTATCAAAATTCACTTCACTCCCCGAAGTTGGTGGCGATGTTGCCTATTACTTTGATAATTTCGAACCTGAACACATGCAAGATGTATTTAGAGATGGGATGAAAGATTTTGTTCAAAATAACCGCTTCAAAGAAGCAATTGCCCAGGCAGAAAAATTTTCGTGGGAAATAGCAGCCAAGCAGTATTTGAATTTATATCAGGAATGCTTGAATAATAGATAA
- a CDS encoding DUF6728 family protein has translation MYFFRKKDPNRPNNINLRIMHFINALAILIFLAGIIYKLIQWLAK, from the coding sequence ATGTACTTCTTTAGAAAAAAGGATCCCAACAGGCCAAATAACATCAACCTTAGAATTATGCATTTTATCAATGCATTGGCCATCTTAATTTTTCTGGCAGGTATCATCTACAAGCTTATTCAGTGGCTTGCTAAATAA
- a CDS encoding ABC transporter ATP-binding protein yields MKTYFRLLSFAKPIEKFAIPYLITTLFAIFFNTFLFTLLGPLMQALFLGKCDPAKVAEQKSSWDLLGRFNEYINGIIADDKILALKVICIIIIATVFLANFFRYFSQRFMEDLRVHTLLNIRKTVFNNVMNLHVGYFNNERKGDIISKVASDVQVVQFTVTNTLQVVFKEPLQLLFFIGVLISISAKLTLFSLLVIPVSGFIISKIVKRLKQQATQSHESFAKMIGFLDESLSGIKIIKAFNATERAKERFDSENKFYSFLNRKMARRQQLASPVSQTLGVLVVVFILLYGGTLILSGKGDLEAAEFVVYLATFSQVLQPVKALADSFSGIHSGIAAGERVLDLIDTEPALKNKAGAEVLTDFNNALILKDVSFSYGDKQVLKNISIDIEKGKTIALVGPSGGGKSTLMDLLPRFHDPKSGAIKIDGHDYRDLTVESIRSQMGIVNQESFLFNDSIFNNIAFAKPDATAEEVIAAAKIANAHDFILNTENGYQTNVGDRGNKLSGGQKQRVCIARAVLANPPIMLLDEATSALDTESEKLVQEALNNLMKNRTSIVIAHRLSTIQHADKIVVIDKGEVVESGNHNELMNKNGLYRRLIDMQAFND; encoded by the coding sequence ATGAAAACTTATTTTCGTTTATTATCATTTGCGAAGCCGATTGAAAAATTTGCAATACCTTATCTGATCACGACATTATTTGCGATTTTTTTTAATACATTCCTTTTTACATTACTTGGCCCGCTAATGCAGGCACTTTTTTTAGGAAAATGTGATCCGGCTAAAGTTGCAGAACAGAAAAGTAGCTGGGATTTATTAGGCCGCTTTAATGAATATATCAATGGAATTATTGCCGATGATAAAATTCTGGCACTAAAAGTAATCTGCATAATAATTATTGCAACGGTATTTCTCGCCAACTTTTTCCGTTATTTTTCGCAGCGTTTTATGGAAGATTTACGTGTACACACCCTATTAAACATACGTAAAACCGTTTTTAACAATGTAATGAATTTACATGTTGGCTACTTTAATAACGAGCGCAAAGGCGATATTATCTCAAAGGTCGCATCCGATGTACAGGTTGTTCAGTTTACCGTAACAAACACATTGCAGGTTGTATTTAAAGAACCGTTACAATTGCTGTTCTTTATTGGCGTGTTGATTTCTATCTCTGCCAAACTAACCTTATTTTCATTATTAGTTATCCCTGTTTCTGGTTTTATTATCAGTAAAATTGTAAAAAGACTAAAACAACAAGCCACTCAGTCACATGAATCTTTTGCAAAAATGATTGGTTTTTTAGATGAATCGCTAAGTGGAATAAAAATTATTAAAGCTTTTAACGCTACTGAACGGGCAAAGGAAAGATTTGATTCTGAAAACAAGTTTTACTCATTTTTAAACAGAAAAATGGCCAGGAGGCAGCAATTAGCCTCTCCAGTATCGCAAACTTTAGGCGTTTTAGTTGTTGTATTTATCCTTTTGTATGGCGGTACGTTAATATTAAGTGGAAAAGGCGATTTGGAAGCTGCAGAATTTGTAGTTTATTTAGCTACCTTTTCTCAGGTACTGCAGCCTGTAAAAGCGCTTGCTGACTCTTTTAGCGGCATCCACTCAGGTATTGCAGCCGGCGAACGCGTACTAGACCTCATTGATACTGAACCAGCACTTAAAAATAAAGCTGGCGCTGAAGTACTGACTGATTTCAATAACGCATTAATTTTAAAAGATGTTTCATTCTCATACGGAGATAAACAGGTTTTAAAAAACATCAGCATCGATATTGAAAAAGGAAAAACGATAGCCTTGGTTGGCCCTTCAGGAGGAGGTAAAAGTACATTAATGGACCTGCTACCACGTTTTCATGATCCAAAATCGGGAGCAATCAAAATCGACGGCCATGATTACAGAGACCTTACCGTAGAAAGTATCCGTTCGCAAATGGGGATTGTTAACCAGGAATCTTTTCTATTTAACGACAGCATTTTTAATAACATCGCCTTTGCTAAACCTGATGCTACAGCGGAAGAAGTAATTGCAGCAGCGAAAATTGCCAATGCGCACGATTTTATCCTCAATACGGAAAATGGTTATCAAACTAATGTCGGCGATAGGGGTAATAAATTATCTGGTGGACAGAAACAACGGGTTTGTATTGCCCGGGCGGTTTTAGCCAACCCCCCAATTATGCTTTTAGATGAAGCCACATCAGCGCTGGATACAGAATCTGAAAAATTGGTACAGGAAGCTTTAAATAATTTAATGAAAAACCGTACTTCAATCGTTATAGCACATCGCTTAAGCACCATACAACACGCTGATAAAATTGTGGTGATTGATAAAGGCGAAGTTGTAGAAAGTGGAAACCACAACGAATTAATGAATAAAAATGGTTTATATAGACGTTTAATTGACATGCAGGCCTTTAACGACTAA
- a CDS encoding glycosyltransferase, with protein MKKVLFFMPDNPLKKNAGNRTRALSMLGYFKSRNFEIDFVSEYYTGRWNETDIKAFEQANLADHTYVIKKKPAKKNILFYLLFYKLPNFFYSNKAWFFPLQFPELVTLRFKRAFKKILKKNDYDYIFINYASWATLVEHNPLTKKAVTVIDTHDFITAQLQRKVNIGQSFKEEIRRISLFDIALAISVEEQYIFSQFCKNKIVLAPMMLDKPKSIGTIEEKSFDLIYVASDNIHNQKSANWFFNEVYPLLPANVQICVIGQINEHLSIKAPNITSVNFVEDLSTYYLNAKVALCPMLTGTGTKIKVVEALSYGMPVVCNTRGIDGLIDKNNNGCLVSDDAVEFKNNIMKLLTDASVYQKQAENALATFNLNYEKEHCYKYLDTVFKIV; from the coding sequence ATGAAGAAAGTATTATTTTTTATGCCCGATAATCCACTAAAAAAAAATGCGGGGAATAGAACCAGGGCTTTAAGCATGTTGGGCTACTTTAAATCAAGAAATTTTGAAATTGATTTTGTAAGTGAATATTATACCGGACGCTGGAACGAAACAGACATTAAAGCATTTGAACAAGCTAACCTTGCTGATCATACTTACGTAATTAAAAAAAAACCTGCAAAAAAAAACATCTTATTTTACCTGCTTTTTTATAAACTGCCAAATTTTTTCTATTCAAATAAGGCCTGGTTTTTTCCGCTTCAATTCCCGGAGTTGGTTACCTTAAGGTTTAAGCGCGCTTTCAAGAAAATCTTAAAAAAAAACGACTACGATTATATCTTTATTAACTATGCCAGCTGGGCTACTTTGGTAGAGCACAATCCTTTAACAAAAAAAGCAGTAACGGTAATCGACACGCATGATTTTATAACAGCCCAACTTCAAAGAAAGGTTAATATCGGGCAGTCTTTTAAAGAAGAAATCAGAAGGATTTCCTTATTTGATATTGCTTTGGCTATTTCTGTAGAAGAGCAGTATATTTTTAGCCAGTTTTGTAAAAACAAGATTGTTTTAGCACCAATGATGCTTGATAAACCTAAAAGCATTGGCACTATTGAAGAAAAATCATTTGATTTGATATATGTTGCAAGTGATAACATACACAATCAAAAATCTGCTAATTGGTTTTTTAATGAGGTATACCCATTGTTACCAGCCAATGTGCAAATATGTGTGATTGGGCAGATTAACGAGCATCTTTCTATCAAAGCACCCAATATTACCTCAGTAAACTTTGTTGAAGATCTATCAACCTATTACCTTAATGCTAAAGTTGCATTGTGCCCCATGCTAACGGGCACCGGCACTAAGATAAAAGTAGTTGAAGCGCTATCTTACGGCATGCCGGTGGTTTGTAATACCAGAGGTATAGATGGATTGATTGACAAAAACAACAATGGTTGTTTGGTGAGTGACGATGCTGTTGAGTTTAAGAATAACATTATGAAACTGCTAACAGATGCATCTGTGTATCAAAAACAGGCCGAAAATGCTTTGGCTACTTTTAATCTTAATTACGAAAAAGAACACTGTTATAAATATCTCGACACTGTTTTTAAAATAGTTTAG
- a CDS encoding OmpA family protein — MNYSTLKKSVALSLVALTGVASLAVAQDAPATTSAVKVFGGRGQYRTWSIGVHGGVLMPVVAIGGSNDFNKWDANLGYGLNIRKQLGHSFGLELNGTRGKLSGNNEGITSSVKDFETELQYAVDLRGVVNVGSIDFLRRENSVGFFLTAGAGYMAYAPKVNLSNGTQIDWKGKAVGPADDRHDAKDYVKGFYIPVGAGVKFKVSERVNFNLGYTMNFVDADNLDGVYAKGQTKDKFSYGYAGLEFSLGSSAKPTLEWTNPLATMYDELKDPTLRQEVEALKNRVSAVEKSVEDLKKDTDGDGVADQFDKCPGTPAGTAVDGSGCPLPKVEAPTTAPSTVTGFEKIGFDFNSSVLKTESYPTLDKLSSVLRENGGKVTVNGYASSEGTAAYNLKLSKDRANSVKTYLVNSGVNASQVATKGNGEANPIASNDTEEGRIQNRRVETARN; from the coding sequence ATGAATTATTCTACTTTAAAGAAAAGTGTTGCGCTTTCTTTAGTGGCATTAACAGGAGTTGCTTCTCTTGCTGTCGCTCAGGATGCACCTGCAACCACTTCTGCTGTCAAGGTATTTGGCGGTAGAGGACAGTACAGAACTTGGTCTATCGGTGTACATGGTGGTGTTTTAATGCCAGTTGTGGCTATCGGTGGTTCAAACGATTTCAACAAATGGGATGCTAACTTAGGTTACGGTTTAAACATCCGTAAACAATTAGGTCACTCATTCGGTTTAGAATTAAACGGAACTCGTGGTAAACTTTCAGGTAATAACGAAGGTATTACTTCATCAGTTAAAGATTTCGAAACTGAATTGCAATATGCTGTAGATTTACGTGGTGTTGTTAACGTAGGTTCTATCGATTTCTTACGTCGTGAGAACTCAGTAGGTTTCTTCTTAACTGCTGGTGCTGGTTACATGGCTTATGCTCCAAAAGTGAATTTATCTAATGGAACACAAATTGACTGGAAAGGTAAAGCTGTAGGTCCTGCTGATGACAGACATGATGCTAAAGATTACGTAAAAGGTTTCTACATTCCAGTTGGTGCTGGTGTTAAATTCAAAGTTTCTGAGCGTGTTAACTTTAACTTAGGTTACACAATGAACTTTGTTGATGCTGATAACTTAGATGGAGTTTATGCAAAAGGTCAAACTAAAGATAAATTCTCTTACGGTTATGCTGGTTTAGAATTCTCTTTAGGTTCTTCTGCTAAACCAACTTTAGAGTGGACTAACCCATTAGCTACTATGTACGATGAGTTAAAAGATCCAACTTTACGTCAAGAAGTTGAAGCATTGAAAAATCGTGTTTCTGCTGTTGAGAAATCTGTTGAAGATTTGAAAAAAGATACTGATGGTGACGGTGTTGCTGATCAATTCGATAAATGCCCAGGAACTCCTGCTGGTACTGCTGTTGATGGTTCAGGTTGTCCTCTTCCAAAAGTTGAGGCTCCTACTACTGCTCCAAGCACTGTAACAGGTTTCGAAAAAATCGGTTTCGATTTCAACTCTTCAGTTTTAAAAACTGAGTCTTACCCTACTTTAGATAAATTATCTTCAGTGTTACGTGAAAACGGTGGTAAAGTAACTGTAAACGGTTACGCTTCAAGCGAAGGTACTGCTGCATATAACTTGAAATTATCTAAAGACAGAGCTAACTCTGTTAAAACTTACTTAGTAAACTCTGGCGTTAACGCTAGTCAAGTTGCTACTAAAGGTAATGGCGAAGCTAATCCAATTGCTTCTAACGATACTGAAGAAGGTCGTATCCAAAACCGTCGTGTTGAAACTGCTAGAAACTAG
- a CDS encoding aminopeptidase P N-terminal domain-containing protein, protein MKYPTINQSLFILNRKNFTKYLKNNSLSIFNSSDEFPRSGDQNFVFKQNPDLFYLSGIDQEQTILLLFPDCPNPLYREVLFLRQTNDYIKVWEGYKYTKEQAKVASGFKLYTG, encoded by the coding sequence ATGAAATATCCTACCATCAATCAGTCATTATTTATTTTAAACAGAAAAAACTTCACTAAATACCTAAAAAACAACTCTTTATCTATATTCAATTCAAGTGATGAATTTCCTAGAAGTGGCGATCAGAACTTCGTTTTTAAGCAAAATCCTGATTTATTTTATTTATCTGGAATTGATCAAGAACAAACAATTTTGTTATTATTTCCTGATTGTCCTAATCCATTGTACAGAGAAGTCCTGTTTTTAAGACAGACTAATGATTATATTAAAGTTTGGGAGGGATATAAGTATACTAAGGAGCAAGCTAAAGTGGCCTCGGGATTCAAGCTGTATACTGGTTAG
- a CDS encoding glycosyltransferase family 2 protein produces MKVTGFTFLRNAIVNDYPAKEAILSVLPLCDDFIVALGNSTDKTSEMVKSIDPKIRTIDTVWDDNMREGGRVFADETNKALAQIPSDTDWMIYIQGDEAIHEDYLPLIKKEMEQELNNPNVEALLLKYKHFYASYDYLAESRRWYRREVRIIKNLPGVHSYRDAQGFRINDRKLRVKLIDAYIYHYGWVKPPKGLQGKVRNFNQFYQTEEWIEENYPIQETYDMHNADRLVHFKGSHPKVMQTRIAAANWKFEKDLTKETPKMNFRRSVLQKIEDLTGLRLFEYRNYKIVK; encoded by the coding sequence ATGAAAGTTACCGGTTTTACCTTTTTAAGAAATGCAATTGTAAACGATTATCCGGCAAAAGAAGCGATACTTTCTGTGCTTCCATTATGCGACGATTTTATTGTCGCGTTGGGGAACTCTACAGATAAAACTTCTGAAATGGTTAAAAGCATCGATCCTAAAATCAGAACAATTGATACCGTTTGGGATGACAACATGAGGGAAGGGGGCCGTGTTTTTGCCGACGAAACCAACAAAGCCCTGGCTCAAATACCATCGGATACTGATTGGATGATCTACATTCAAGGTGATGAAGCCATCCATGAAGATTATCTTCCGCTGATTAAAAAAGAAATGGAGCAGGAGCTTAACAATCCGAATGTGGAGGCCCTCTTGCTAAAGTATAAACATTTTTACGCTTCGTACGATTATCTCGCTGAATCAAGGCGCTGGTACAGAAGAGAAGTTAGAATTATCAAAAACCTGCCGGGCGTACACTCCTACCGCGATGCGCAAGGCTTTAGGATTAATGATAGAAAACTCAGGGTTAAATTAATTGATGCATACATTTATCATTACGGGTGGGTAAAACCACCTAAAGGATTGCAAGGCAAGGTTCGAAATTTTAACCAATTTTATCAAACAGAAGAGTGGATTGAAGAAAACTACCCCATACAGGAAACCTACGATATGCACAATGCCGATCGTTTGGTTCATTTTAAAGGTAGCCATCCAAAAGTAATGCAGACAAGAATTGCAGCCGCAAACTGGAAATTTGAAAAAGATTTAACCAAGGAAACGCCAAAAATGAATTTCCGAAGGAGCGTTTTGCAAAAAATTGAAGATTTAACCGGGTTACGCTTGTTTGAATACCGAAATTATAAAATTGTAAAATAA
- a CDS encoding EamA family transporter — MRESKSKYFISGIVPYIIWGTMSIPLRNIKGFPPHEILYYRIFVSIIVVWATILLFRREALKNDLNFLKSLSTRKKTRLLLLTVISSFLITGNWFTYIYAVNSVSLKAAAFAYMVCPLLTALCGFIILKEQLTKAKVIALIIAFISIILLATGSLHEVMWAIIIASFYAIYVIVLKVIKDVDKFNFLGVQLILSGLMMLPLYSFNAAPFPTETFFWLHIFLIAIVFTIIPLFLNSYALLGMPSSALGILIYLNPIVAFTVAFFYFKEKIDLHQLFAYLLLLLSIVIFNAQLLKSVVYKKQ, encoded by the coding sequence TTGAGAGAAAGCAAAAGCAAATATTTTATATCTGGCATTGTTCCTTACATCATCTGGGGAACAATGTCTATACCTTTGCGTAACATAAAAGGTTTTCCACCTCACGAAATTTTATACTACAGGATATTTGTTTCCATAATCGTAGTTTGGGCTACCATTCTTTTATTCAGAAGAGAAGCATTAAAAAATGATTTGAATTTCTTAAAATCATTAAGCACCCGCAAGAAAACCAGACTATTACTGCTTACTGTAATATCATCATTTCTGATTACAGGAAACTGGTTTACCTACATTTATGCTGTAAATAGTGTGAGTTTAAAGGCCGCAGCCTTTGCCTATATGGTTTGCCCGCTGTTAACTGCACTCTGCGGATTTATCATTTTAAAAGAGCAATTAACGAAGGCTAAAGTTATTGCCCTGATCATTGCATTTATAAGCATTATCCTATTGGCAACAGGCTCTTTACATGAAGTTATGTGGGCTATTATCATCGCCTCTTTTTATGCCATATATGTTATTGTGCTAAAAGTGATTAAAGATGTAGATAAATTTAATTTTTTAGGCGTTCAGTTAATTTTATCAGGATTAATGATGCTGCCTTTGTATTCTTTTAACGCAGCACCTTTTCCCACTGAAACCTTCTTTTGGTTACATATATTTTTGATTGCCATTGTATTTACCATTATTCCGCTCTTTTTAAATTCGTATGCGCTATTAGGTATGCCTTCATCAGCCCTGGGTATTTTGATTTATCTTAACCCGATAGTTGCTTTTACCGTTGCATTTTTCTACTTTAAGGAGAAAATAGATCTGCACCAACTTTTTGCTTATTTGCTTTTGCTGCTATCGATCGTTATTTTTAATGCACAATTGCTAAAGAGTGTTGTTTACAAGAAACAGTAA